In Citrobacter sp. RHB25-C09, the following proteins share a genomic window:
- a CDS encoding respiratory chain complex I subunit 1 family protein → MSVLYPLIQALVLFAAAPLLSGVTRVARARLHNRRGPGVLQEYRDLIKLLGRQSIAPADSGWVFRLTPFVMVGVMLTIATALPVVTVASPLPQLGDLITLIYLFAIARFFFSIAGLDTGSPFTAIGASREAMLGVLVEPILLLGLWVAAQVAGSTHISVITDTIYHWPAARSIPLILALCACAFATFIEMGKLPFDLAEAEQELQEGPLTEYSGSGFAVLKWGISLKQLVVLQMFVGVFLPWGQMEAFSAGGLLLALVIAVVKLLVGVLVIALFENSMARLRFCATSRVTWAGFGFAFLAFVSLLVA, encoded by the coding sequence ATGAGTGTTTTATATCCGTTAATTCAGGCGCTGGTGTTATTTGCCGCTGCGCCGCTGTTGTCCGGCGTGACCCGCGTGGCGCGCGCCCGCCTGCACAATCGTCGCGGTCCGGGCGTGTTGCAGGAGTATCGCGACCTGATCAAACTGCTGGGCCGCCAGAGTATTGCGCCCGCGGATTCCGGTTGGGTGTTTCGTCTGACGCCGTTTGTGATGGTTGGCGTGATGCTCACTATCGCCACCGCGTTGCCGGTGGTAACGGTCGCTTCGCCGCTGCCACAACTGGGTGATCTGATCACCTTAATCTACCTGTTCGCTATTGCCCGCTTCTTCTTTTCTATTGCAGGACTGGATACCGGTAGCCCGTTTACCGCCATTGGTGCCAGTCGTGAAGCGATGCTCGGCGTATTGGTGGAGCCGATCCTGCTGTTGGGGCTGTGGGTCGCCGCGCAGGTGGCGGGTTCCACCCACATCAGCGTTATTACCGATACGATCTACCACTGGCCTGCTGCGCGCAGCATCCCGCTGATCCTCGCGCTTTGTGCCTGCGCGTTCGCCACGTTTATCGAAATGGGCAAGCTGCCGTTCGACCTCGCGGAAGCGGAGCAGGAGTTACAGGAAGGTCCGCTGACCGAGTACAGCGGCAGCGGTTTTGCGGTGCTGAAGTGGGGTATTAGCCTCAAGCAACTGGTGGTGCTGCAAATGTTCGTCGGCGTGTTCCTGCCGTGGGGGCAGATGGAGGCCTTCAGCGCGGGCGGTCTGCTGCTGGCGCTGGTAATTGCCGTCGTCAAGCTGCTCGTCGGCGTGCTGGTCATTGCCCTGTTCGAAAACAGCATGGCGCGCCTGCGTTTTTGCGCCACTTCCCGCGTGACCTGGGCCGGTTTTGGGTTTGCGTTTTTAGCGTTCGTCTCCTTGCTGGTGGCGTGA
- the hycC gene encoding formate hydrogenlyase subunit 3 — MSAISLIASGMAWFTAAAVLAFLFSFHKTLSGCIAGIGGAVGSLCTAAAGFLVLTRGVAATGVMPLLGHGLQITPLNSIWLITLGLCGLFVSLYNIDWHRHPQVKANGLLVNLLMAAAVCAVVASNLGTMVVMAEIMALCAVFLTGCSKEGKLWFALGRLGTLLLAVACYLLWARYGTLDFRLLDLRVQMQPLGADIWLLGVAGFGLLAGIIPLHGWVPQAHANASAPAAALFSTVVMKVGLLGILSLSLLGGNAPLWWGVLLLVLGMITAFVGGLYALMEHNIQRLLAYHTLENIGIILLGLGAGVTGIALNQPTLIALGLTGGLYHLVNHSLFKSVLFLGAGSIWFRTGHRDIEKLGGIGKRMPVISIAMLVGLMAMAALPPLNGFAGEWVIYQSFFKLGDSGAFVGRLLGPLLAVGLAITGALAVMCMAKVYGVTFLGAPRTKDAENACCAPILMGVSVVALAICCVLGGVAAPWLLPLLSSAVPLPLETANTTVSQPMITLLLIACPLLPFIIMAMFKGNRLPSRSRGAAWVCGYDHEQSMVITAHGFAMPVKEAFAPVLKLRQWLNPASLVPGWQNAAAPLLFRRLALIELAVLVVIVVSRGA, encoded by the coding sequence ATGAGCGCAATTTCTCTGATCGCCAGCGGTATGGCCTGGTTTACCGCCGCTGCCGTGCTGGCCTTTCTGTTCTCTTTTCATAAAACGCTGAGCGGCTGTATTGCCGGTATTGGCGGCGCGGTCGGCAGCCTGTGTACAGCGGCGGCGGGATTTCTTGTACTGACCCGTGGCGTGGCCGCAACCGGCGTGATGCCTTTACTGGGGCATGGCTTACAAATCACGCCGCTGAATTCCATTTGGCTGATTACGCTGGGGCTGTGCGGACTGTTTGTCAGCCTCTATAACATTGACTGGCATCGTCATCCGCAGGTGAAAGCCAATGGATTGCTGGTGAATCTGTTGATGGCGGCGGCGGTATGTGCGGTGGTTGCCAGCAACCTTGGCACGATGGTGGTGATGGCGGAGATCATGGCGCTGTGCGCGGTGTTCCTGACCGGGTGCAGCAAAGAGGGCAAGCTGTGGTTTGCGTTGGGGCGTTTGGGAACGCTACTGCTGGCAGTCGCCTGCTATTTGTTGTGGGCGCGCTACGGCACGCTGGATTTTCGTTTGCTTGATCTCCGTGTTCAGATGCAGCCGTTGGGCGCGGATATCTGGCTGCTCGGCGTGGCTGGCTTTGGCCTGCTGGCGGGTATTATCCCACTGCACGGCTGGGTGCCACAGGCGCATGCGAACGCCAGCGCACCGGCGGCGGCACTGTTCTCAACCGTAGTGATGAAGGTGGGTCTGCTGGGTATTCTCTCCCTGTCGCTGCTCGGCGGCAACGCGCCGCTGTGGTGGGGCGTCTTGCTGTTGGTGCTCGGAATGATCACCGCGTTTGTCGGCGGCCTGTATGCGTTGATGGAGCACAACATTCAGCGCCTGCTGGCGTACCACACTCTGGAAAACATCGGCATTATCCTGCTCGGCCTGGGCGCGGGTGTCACCGGTATTGCCCTTAATCAGCCGACGCTGATCGCCCTTGGTCTGACCGGCGGTCTTTACCACCTGGTGAATCATAGCCTGTTTAAAAGCGTGCTGTTTTTAGGCGCGGGCAGTATCTGGTTTCGTACCGGACACCGCGACATCGAGAAGCTGGGCGGTATCGGCAAGCGTATGCCGGTCATTTCCATTGCGATGCTGGTAGGGCTGATGGCGATGGCCGCGCTGCCGCCGCTGAACGGTTTTGCCGGTGAGTGGGTGATCTACCAGTCTTTCTTCAAGTTGGGCGACAGCGGCGCGTTCGTCGGCCGTCTGCTCGGGCCGCTGCTGGCGGTTGGCCTGGCGATTACCGGTGCGCTGGCGGTGATGTGTATGGCGAAAGTCTACGGCGTCACCTTCCTTGGCGCACCGCGCACGAAAGACGCGGAAAATGCCTGCTGCGCGCCAATCCTGATGGGCGTGAGCGTGGTGGCGCTGGCGATTTGTTGCGTGCTCGGCGGCGTTGCTGCGCCGTGGCTGCTGCCACTTCTCTCCTCCGCAGTGCCTCTGCCGCTGGAAACGGCGAATACCACCGTTTCGCAACCGATGATTACCCTGCTGCTGATTGCCTGTCCGCTGCTGCCATTCATCATCATGGCGATGTTCAAAGGCAACCGTCTGCCGTCGCGTTCACGCGGTGCGGCATGGGTTTGCGGCTACGACCACGAGCAGTCAATGGTCATTACCGCTCACGGTTTTGCCATGCCGGTGAAAGAGGCCTTTGCGCCGGTACTTAAACTGCGTCAATGGCTTAATCCGGCGTCTCTGGTTCCGGGCTGGCAGAATGCGGCGGCCCCGCTGCTGTTCCGTCGTCTGGCGCTGATTGAGTTGGCGGTGCTGGTGGTGATTGTGGTTTCACGAGGAGCCTGA
- the hycB gene encoding formate hydrogenlyase subunit HycB — MNRFVIADSTLCIGCHTCEAACSETHRQYGLQSMPRLKVMLNEKESAPQLCHHCEDAPCATVCPVNAINRVGGAVQLNESLCVSCKLCGIACPFGAIEFSGSRPLHIPANANTSKAPPAPPAPARVSTLLDWVPGVRAIAVKCDLCSFDEQGPACVRMCPTKALHLVNNMDIARASKRKRELTFNTDFGDLTLFQQAQSGEAK; from the coding sequence GTGAATCGTTTTGTAATTGCTGACTCCACACTCTGTATTGGCTGCCACACCTGTGAAGCCGCCTGTTCAGAGACGCATCGCCAGTATGGCCTGCAGTCTATGCCACGCCTGAAAGTGATGCTAAATGAAAAAGAATCTGCACCGCAGCTTTGCCACCATTGCGAAGATGCGCCCTGCGCCACAGTTTGCCCCGTCAACGCCATTAACCGGGTCGGCGGCGCCGTACAGCTCAATGAAAGCCTGTGCGTGAGTTGCAAGCTATGCGGGATCGCCTGTCCGTTTGGGGCGATTGAATTTTCTGGTAGCCGTCCTCTGCACATTCCGGCGAATGCCAACACGTCAAAAGCGCCTCCTGCACCTCCTGCACCGGCGCGCGTCAGCACGCTGCTCGACTGGGTGCCGGGTGTTCGTGCTATTGCGGTCAAATGCGATCTTTGTAGCTTTGATGAGCAGGGACCGGCCTGCGTGCGGATGTGCCCGACCAAAGCGCTACATCTGGTAAACAACATGGATATTGCTCGCGCGAGCAAACGCAAACGTGAGCTGACTTTCAATACCGATTTCGGCGATCTCACTTTGTTTCAGCAGGCTCAGAGCGGGGAGGCAAAATGA
- the hycA gene encoding formate hydrogenlyase regulator HycA, with product MTIWEISEKADYIAQRHRRLQDQWHLYCNSLVQGITLSKARLHHAMSCGPEKDLCFVLFEHFRITVTMAEGFNSHTIEYYVETKEGEDKRLIAQAQLSIDGKVDEQISNRDREQVLEHYLEKIASVYDRLYIAIENGSPINLSQLGAPL from the coding sequence ATGACTATTTGGGAAATAAGCGAAAAAGCCGACTACATCGCGCAGCGGCACCGTCGCCTACAGGACCAGTGGCATCTTTACTGCAATTCGCTGGTTCAAGGGATCACCCTGTCAAAAGCGCGTTTGCATCATGCGATGAGCTGCGGACCGGAAAAAGATCTCTGTTTCGTGCTGTTCGAACACTTTCGTATCACCGTCACCATGGCGGAAGGCTTTAATAGCCACACTATCGAATATTACGTGGAAACCAAAGAGGGCGAAGATAAGCGGCTGATTGCTCAGGCGCAATTGAGCATCGACGGGAAAGTGGACGAGCAGATAAGCAACCGCGATCGCGAGCAGGTGCTGGAGCACTATCTCGAAAAAATCGCCAGCGTCTACGACAGACTGTATATCGCCATTGAGAACGGTTCACCCATCAATCTGAGCCAGTTGGGCGCACCGCTATAA
- the hypA gene encoding hydrogenase maturation nickel metallochaperone HypA has protein sequence MHEITLCQRALELIEQQAVAHGAKRITGVWLKIGAFSCVETGALSFCFDLVCRGTVAEGCKLYLEEQEAECWCESCQQYVTLLSQRVRRCPQCNSDTLRIVADDGLQIRRIEID, from the coding sequence ATGCACGAAATTACCCTTTGCCAGCGAGCGCTGGAATTGATCGAACAACAGGCCGTTGCCCATGGTGCAAAACGCATAACTGGGGTCTGGCTCAAAATTGGCGCATTTTCTTGCGTAGAAACGGGTGCTCTCTCGTTTTGTTTTGATCTGGTATGCCGTGGCACGGTTGCAGAAGGTTGTAAACTGTACCTCGAAGAACAAGAAGCCGAATGCTGGTGTGAGTCTTGTCAGCAATACGTCACTTTACTTTCTCAGCGTGTCCGCCGTTGCCCACAATGCAATAGCGATACGCTGCGCATCGTGGCCGATGACGGATTACAGATTCGGCGTATCGAAATCGATTAG
- the hypB gene encoding hydrogenase nickel incorporation protein HypB codes for MCTTCGCGEGNLYIEGDEHNPHSAFRSAPFAPAVRPAMKITGIKTSEFTPSQTAEGDLHYGHGEAGTHAPGMSQRRMLEVEIDVLDKNNRLAERNRARFAAHQQLVLNLVSSPGSGKTTLLTETLMKLKDSVPCAVIEGDQQTVNDAARIRATGTPAIQVNTGKGCHLDAQMIADAAPRLPLADNGILFIENVGNLVCPASFDLGERHKVAVLSVTEGEDKPLKYPHMFAAASLMLLNKVDLLPYLNFDVEKCLASAREVNPDIEIILISATSGEGMEQWLNWLEAQRCA; via the coding sequence ATGTGTACTACTTGCGGTTGCGGTGAAGGCAACCTTTATATAGAGGGTGATGAGCATAACCCGCATTCGGCGTTTCGTAGCGCCCCCTTTGCCCCGGCCGTGCGCCCGGCGATGAAAATTACAGGCATCAAAACGTCTGAGTTCACCCCGAGCCAGACCGCCGAAGGCGATCTGCATTATGGACATGGCGAAGCTGGCACGCATGCGCCAGGCATGAGCCAGCGCCGAATGCTGGAAGTCGAAATCGACGTGCTGGACAAAAATAATCGTCTGGCTGAACGCAACCGCGCCCGCTTCGCCGCGCACCAGCAATTGGTTCTTAACCTCGTCTCCAGCCCCGGCTCCGGTAAAACCACCCTGCTAACCGAAACCCTGATGAAGCTGAAAGACAGCGTGCCCTGCGCCGTTATTGAGGGCGACCAGCAGACGGTCAACGATGCCGCGCGCATTCGCGCCACCGGTACACCTGCCATTCAGGTTAATACCGGGAAAGGCTGCCACCTCGATGCACAGATGATTGCTGATGCCGCACCGCGTTTACCGCTTGCGGACAACGGCATCCTGTTTATCGAAAACGTTGGCAACCTCGTCTGCCCGGCAAGCTTTGACCTCGGTGAACGCCATAAAGTCGCCGTTCTTTCTGTCACCGAAGGTGAAGACAAACCGCTGAAATATCCGCATATGTTTGCCGCCGCCTCGCTGATGCTCCTCAACAAAGTCGATCTGCTGCCGTATCTGAACTTTGACGTTGAAAAGTGCCTTGCCAGCGCCCGTGAAGTGAACCCTGATATCGAGATCATCCTGATTTCCGCCACCAGCGGCGAAGGGATGGAGCAGTGGCTGAACTGGCTGGAGGCACAGCGATGTGCATAG
- a CDS encoding HypC/HybG/HupF family hydrogenase formation chaperone has product MCIGVPGQIRTIDGNQAKVDVCGIQRDVDLSLVGSCDEHGEPRTGQWVLVHVGFAMSVINESEARDTLAALQNMFEVEPDVGALLYGEGK; this is encoded by the coding sequence ATGTGCATAGGCGTACCCGGCCAAATCCGCACTATTGATGGCAACCAGGCAAAAGTCGACGTCTGCGGCATTCAGCGCGACGTCGATCTGTCGCTGGTCGGCAGCTGTGATGAACACGGCGAGCCGCGCACAGGTCAATGGGTGTTGGTTCACGTCGGCTTTGCGATGAGTGTGATCAACGAAAGCGAAGCACGTGACACGCTTGCTGCGCTACAGAACATGTTCGAGGTTGAACCGGATGTGGGTGCTTTGCTGTATGGTGAGGGGAAATAA
- the hypD gene encoding hydrogenase formation protein HypD, whose translation MRFVDEYRAPEQVMQLIEHLRERAAHLPYTAERPLRIMEVCGGHTHAIFKFGLDQLLPDNVEFIHGPGCPVCVLPMGRIDSCVEIASHPEVIFCTFGDAMRVPGKQGSLLQAKARGADIRIVYSPMDALKLAQENPTRKVVFFGLGFETTMPTTAITLQQAKLRDVQNFYFFCQHITLIPTLRSLLEQPDNGIDAFLAPGHVSMVIGTDAYNFIASEFQRPLVVAGFEPLDLLQGVVMLVEQKIANHSLVENQYRRVVPDAGNALAQQAIADVFCVTGDSEWRGLGVIESSGVHLTPDYQRFDAEAHFQPAPQQVYDDPRARCGEVLTGKCKPHQCPLFGKTCNPQTAFGALMVSSEGACAAWYQYRQQESEV comes from the coding sequence ATGCGTTTTGTTGACGAATACCGCGCACCGGAACAGGTGATGCAGTTGATTGAGCACCTGCGCGAACGCGCGGCTCACCTGCCTTACACGGCCGAACGTCCGCTGCGTATTATGGAAGTCTGCGGGGGTCATACCCACGCGATCTTTAAATTTGGTCTCGACCAGTTGCTGCCTGATAACGTGGAGTTTATCCACGGTCCCGGTTGCCCGGTTTGCGTCCTGCCGATGGGGCGTATCGACAGCTGTGTCGAAATTGCCAGCCATCCCGAAGTGATCTTCTGTACCTTTGGCGACGCGATGCGCGTACCGGGGAAACAGGGTTCTTTATTGCAGGCAAAAGCGCGTGGAGCCGATATCCGCATCGTCTACTCGCCCATGGATGCGCTCAAACTGGCGCAGGAAAACCCGACGCGTAAAGTTGTGTTCTTCGGGCTGGGCTTTGAAACGACCATGCCAACCACCGCCATTACCCTTCAGCAGGCGAAGCTACGCGACGTGCAGAACTTTTACTTTTTCTGCCAGCACATCACGCTGATCCCAACCCTGCGCAGCCTGCTTGAACAGCCCGACAACGGCATTGACGCCTTCCTCGCACCGGGACACGTCAGCATGGTCATCGGTACTGATGCCTATAATTTTATTGCCAGTGAATTCCAACGTCCGCTGGTGGTTGCCGGATTCGAACCGCTCGATCTGTTGCAGGGCGTGGTGATGCTTGTTGAGCAAAAAATCGCTAACCACAGCCTGGTTGAAAACCAATATCGCCGCGTGGTGCCGGATGCCGGTAACGCGCTGGCCCAGCAGGCGATAGCCGACGTTTTTTGCGTCACTGGCGACAGCGAATGGCGCGGTCTGGGAGTGATCGAGTCTTCCGGCGTGCATCTGACGCCAGACTACCAGCGCTTTGATGCCGAAGCGCATTTCCAACCGGCACCGCAGCAGGTTTATGACGACCCGCGCGCGCGCTGTGGCGAAGTGCTGACCGGAAAATGTAAACCGCATCAGTGCCCGCTGTTTGGCAAAACCTGTAATCCGCAAACCGCATTTGGCGCTCTGATGGTCTCTTCAGAAGGGGCATGCGCCGCCTGGTATCAGTATCGTCAGCAGGAGTCTGAAGTATGA
- the hypE gene encoding hydrogenase maturation carbamoyl dehydratase HypE — protein sequence MNSVQLAHGSGGQAMQQLINSLFMEAFANPWLAEQEDQARLDLAQLVAEGDRLAFSTDSYVIDPLFFPGGNIGKLAICGTANDVAVSGAIPRYLSCGFILEEGLPMETLKTVVNSMAATAREANISIVTGDTKVVQRGAADKLFINTAGMGAIPANIHWGAQTLTAGDVLLVSGTLGDHGATILNLREQLGLDGELVSDCAVLTPLIQSLRDIPGVKALRDATRGGVNAVAHEFAAACGCGVELSESALPVKPAVRGVCELLGLDALNFANEGKLVIAVERQAAEQVLAALHAHPLGRDAALIGEVVERKGVRLAGLYGVKRTLDLPHAEPLPRIC from the coding sequence ATGAATAGCGTCCAACTCGCCCACGGCAGCGGTGGTCAGGCAATGCAGCAGTTGATCAACAGCCTGTTTATGGAGGCGTTTGCAAACCCCTGGCTGGCCGAGCAGGAGGATCAGGCGCGACTCGATCTGGCACAACTGGTGGCAGAAGGCGATCGTCTGGCTTTTTCGACCGACAGCTACGTTATCGACCCGCTGTTTTTCCCTGGCGGCAACATCGGCAAGCTGGCGATTTGCGGCACGGCGAATGACGTTGCCGTCAGCGGCGCGATCCCTCGCTACCTCTCCTGCGGTTTTATCCTCGAAGAGGGTCTGCCGATGGAGACGCTGAAAACCGTGGTCAACAGCATGGCAGCCACTGCCCGCGAAGCGAATATTTCCATTGTTACCGGCGACACCAAAGTCGTTCAGCGCGGGGCAGCGGATAAGCTGTTTATCAATACCGCCGGAATGGGGGCGATTCCCGCTAATATTCACTGGGGCGCACAAACCCTGACCGCAGGCGATGTGCTACTGGTCAGCGGAACGCTCGGCGATCACGGCGCCACCATCCTCAACCTGCGCGAGCAACTGGGGCTGGACGGCGAACTGGTGAGCGACTGTGCGGTTCTTACGCCACTCATCCAGTCACTGCGCGATATTCCTGGTGTGAAAGCGCTGCGTGACGCAACGCGCGGCGGCGTGAATGCGGTTGCTCACGAATTTGCTGCTGCCTGCGGCTGCGGGGTTGAACTGTCCGAATCCGCACTTCCCGTGAAGCCGGCCGTTCGTGGAGTATGTGAACTGCTGGGCCTGGATGCACTCAATTTCGCCAACGAGGGCAAACTGGTGATTGCCGTTGAACGTCAGGCCGCCGAGCAGGTGCTGGCTGCGCTGCATGCGCATCCGTTGGGCCGCGATGCCGCACTGATTGGTGAAGTTGTCGAACGCAAAGGCGTGCGGCTCGCAGGCCTGTATGGCGTGAAACGCACGCTGGATTTGCCCCACGCAGAACCGCTTCCACGGATCTGTTGA
- the flhA gene encoding formate hydrogenlyase transcriptional activator FlhA: MSYTPMSDLGQQGLFDITRTLLQQPDLQSLSEALSQLVKRSALADSAAIVLWQAQTQRAYYYATRDNGSTVRYEDETVLAHGPLRRILSRPDALHCNYLEFCETWPQLASDGLYESFGHYCLLPLAADGRIFGGCEFIRKEDRPWSEKEYQRLQTFTQIVGVVAEQIQIRVANNVDYDLLCRERDNFGILVAITNAVLSHLDMDELVSEVAKEIHHYFNIDDISIVLRSSRKNKLSIYSTHYLDENHPAHEQSEVDEAGTLTERVFKSKEMLLINLHEQDALAPYERKLFETWGNQIQTLCLLPLMSGDTMLGVLKLAQCEEKVFTTANLKLLRQIAERVAIAVDNALAYQEIHRLKERLVDENLALTEQLNNVDSEFGEIIGRSDAMYSVLKQVEMVAQSDSTVLILGETGTGKELIARAIHNLSGRNARRMVKMNCAAMPAGLLESDLFGHERGAFTGASAQRIGRFELADKSSLFLDEVGDMPLELQPKLLRVLQEQEFERLGSNKLIQTDVRLIAATNRDLKKMVEDREFRSDLYYRLNVFPIQLPPLRERPEDIPLLVKAFTCKIARRLGRNIDSIPAEALRTLSNMEWPGNVRELENVVERAVLLTRGSVLQLSLPDIGMFSTAQPPVATEVAQDGEDEYQLIMRVLKETNGVVAGPKGAAQRLGLKRTTLLSRMKRLGIDKDALV, translated from the coding sequence ATGTCGTATACACCGATGAGCGATCTCGGGCAGCAAGGATTGTTCGACATCACGCGTACATTATTACAACAGCCTGATTTACAGTCGCTGAGTGAGGCGCTTTCTCAACTGGTAAAGCGGTCAGCGCTTGCCGATAGCGCAGCTATTGTGCTGTGGCAAGCTCAAACGCAGCGCGCATATTATTATGCAACCCGCGACAACGGCAGCACCGTCAGATACGAAGACGAAACGGTGCTCGCTCACGGCCCGCTGCGCCGTATCCTTTCCCGCCCCGACGCGCTGCACTGCAACTACCTCGAATTTTGCGAAACCTGGCCGCAACTGGCCTCTGATGGGCTTTACGAGTCCTTCGGCCACTATTGCCTGCTGCCGCTGGCGGCGGATGGCCGCATTTTCGGCGGCTGCGAGTTTATTCGCAAAGAAGATCGTCCCTGGAGTGAAAAAGAGTACCAACGTCTGCAAACCTTTACCCAGATCGTTGGCGTGGTGGCCGAGCAGATTCAGATTCGGGTAGCCAATAACGTCGATTACGACCTTCTTTGCCGTGAACGCGATAACTTCGGCATTCTGGTGGCTATCACCAACGCTGTGCTCTCGCACCTCGATATGGATGAACTGGTCAGCGAAGTCGCCAAAGAGATTCACCATTATTTCAATATCGATGACATCAGCATTGTGCTGCGCAGTTCGCGTAAAAATAAGCTCAGCATCTATTCCACCCACTATCTTGATGAAAACCACCCTGCGCACGAACAGAGCGAAGTGGACGAAGCCGGAACCCTGACCGAGCGGGTTTTCAAAAGCAAAGAGATGCTGCTCATTAACTTGCATGAGCAGGATGCGCTGGCTCCTTATGAGCGCAAGTTGTTTGAAACATGGGGTAACCAAATCCAGACGCTGTGTCTGCTGCCGCTGATGTCGGGCGACACGATGCTCGGTGTACTCAAACTCGCGCAGTGCGAAGAGAAAGTCTTTACTACGGCCAACCTCAAGCTGCTGCGGCAAATCGCCGAGCGCGTGGCGATCGCCGTAGATAACGCCCTCGCCTATCAGGAAATCCATCGACTGAAAGAACGGCTGGTGGATGAAAACCTCGCACTCACCGAACAGCTCAATAATGTCGACAGTGAATTTGGTGAGATTATCGGGCGTAGCGACGCAATGTACAGCGTACTCAAGCAAGTTGAAATGGTGGCGCAGAGCGACAGTACCGTGCTGATCCTCGGCGAAACCGGCACCGGTAAAGAGCTGATTGCCCGCGCGATCCATAATCTGAGTGGCCGCAACGCACGCCGGATGGTGAAGATGAACTGCGCGGCAATGCCTGCCGGACTGCTGGAAAGCGATCTGTTCGGTCACGAGCGCGGCGCATTCACCGGTGCCAGCGCTCAGCGCATTGGTCGCTTTGAGCTGGCGGATAAAAGCTCGCTCTTTCTTGATGAAGTCGGCGATATGCCGCTGGAGTTACAGCCGAAGCTGTTGCGCGTATTGCAGGAACAGGAATTCGAGCGCCTCGGTAGTAACAAACTGATCCAGACCGACGTGCGCCTGATCGCCGCCACGAACCGCGATCTGAAAAAAATGGTCGAGGATCGCGAATTTCGCAGCGACCTTTACTATCGCCTGAACGTATTTCCGATCCAGCTACCGCCACTGCGCGAGCGTCCGGAAGACATTCCGCTGCTGGTTAAGGCTTTCACCTGTAAAATTGCCCGCCGTCTGGGGCGGAATATCGACAGCATTCCGGCGGAGGCGCTCCGCACCCTGAGCAACATGGAGTGGCCAGGTAACGTGCGCGAACTGGAGAATGTGGTCGAGCGCGCGGTGCTGTTGACGCGCGGCAGCGTACTGCAACTTTCATTACCCGATATAGGCATGTTTTCTACGGCGCAACCACCTGTTGCCACTGAAGTCGCACAGGATGGCGAAGACGAGTATCAGCTCATTATGCGGGTACTAAAAGAGACGAACGGTGTTGTCGCCGGTCCGAAAGGCGCAGCGCAGCGTCTGGGTCTTAAGCGCACAACGCTATTGTCACGCATGAAGCGGTTAGGGATTGATAAAGACGCGCTGGTTTAA
- a CDS encoding nitrous oxide-stimulated promoter family protein: MSGKRIAREKVTIQKMIALYESQCPQASDEPEHYEALFAYAQKRLDKCVFGEEKPACKQCPVHCYQPAKREEMKQIMRWSGPRMLWRHPILTVRHLIDDKRPVPELPEKYQRKK, translated from the coding sequence ATGTCCGGCAAACGTATCGCCCGTGAAAAAGTGACGATTCAAAAGATGATCGCGCTGTACGAGAGCCAGTGCCCGCAGGCATCTGACGAACCGGAACATTACGAGGCGCTGTTTGCTTATGCGCAAAAGCGTCTGGATAAATGCGTTTTTGGCGAAGAAAAACCGGCCTGTAAGCAATGCCCGGTGCATTGTTACCAACCCGCGAAACGTGAAGAGATGAAACAGATCATGCGCTGGTCAGGACCGAGAATGCTCTGGCGGCATCCGATCCTGACCGTGCGACATTTGATTGATGACAAACGCCCTGTACCAGAGTTACCCGAGAAGTATCAGCGCAAGAAGTAG
- a CDS encoding Fic family protein — protein MSRYHVSSSEGQYEKDSGEQVLANKLGIATSDEMDEAELVLLEQLYQSVFEEQFPEGQLSVAMLKSWHRRWLGNIYEWAGQERAVNISKGGFMFAPSAQLPKLLNEFDTKYLAQYTPCSGMDEEQLIIAIAITHVEIILIHPFREGNGRLSRLLADVMAVQGGYKPLDYQSWEKNKTQYISAIHAGMSLDYEPMKHWVSEALRRD, from the coding sequence ATGAGCCGATACCATGTATCCAGCAGTGAAGGCCAGTATGAGAAAGACTCTGGCGAGCAGGTTTTGGCTAATAAGCTGGGGATCGCGACTTCTGATGAGATGGATGAGGCTGAACTTGTCCTGTTAGAACAACTCTACCAGTCCGTTTTTGAAGAACAGTTCCCGGAAGGACAGCTCAGCGTAGCCATGCTAAAAAGCTGGCATCGCCGCTGGTTAGGTAACATCTACGAGTGGGCTGGACAAGAAAGAGCTGTCAATATCAGCAAAGGCGGCTTTATGTTTGCCCCCTCAGCGCAGTTGCCAAAACTGCTGAACGAATTCGACACTAAGTATCTGGCTCAATACACACCGTGTAGCGGCATGGACGAAGAACAACTCATCATCGCTATCGCCATAACCCATGTAGAGATAATACTTATCCATCCATTCAGAGAGGGAAACGGACGCCTGTCGCGACTGCTAGCCGACGTGATGGCCGTTCAGGGTGGATACAAACCGCTGGATTATCAAAGCTGGGAGAAAAACAAAACCCAGTATATATCGGCTATACATGCAGGCATGTCACTGGACTACGAGCCAATGAAACACTGGGTCAGTGAGGCATTGAGAAGGGATTAA